A stretch of the Aphanothece sacrum FPU1 genome encodes the following:
- a CDS encoding ABC transporter ATP-binding protein, with protein MTPAIVIDSLKKNYGSLEAVKEISFSVQPGEIFGLLGPNGAGKTTTIRCLCTLAKPDGGKIEVGGVSVIDYPKATRKRLGYVAQEVALDKILTGRELLQLQAALYHLPKTIAKERINQLISLLDLGEYGDRKTGTYSGGIRKRLDLAAGLLHQPEVLVLDEPTVGLDIESRFIVWDFLRKLREAGTTVLITSHYLEEIDALADRLAIIDGGRVIASGTPSQLKDRLGGDRVTLRIREFSPLSEAEQAKTIVQALPFVEQIIINTAQGNSLNLVVSVGSNPLSKIEKSLEEVGLPIFSLAQSRPSLDDVYLAATGRTLMDAELAAASGRDLKAEKKQQMK; from the coding sequence ATGACTCCGGCAATTGTTATTGACTCCCTTAAAAAAAATTATGGCTCACTCGAAGCCGTGAAAGAGATTTCCTTTAGTGTACAACCAGGGGAGATTTTTGGCTTACTTGGCCCCAATGGGGCCGGAAAAACCACCACCATTCGTTGTTTATGTACCCTAGCCAAGCCTGATGGGGGTAAAATCGAAGTGGGGGGAGTTTCTGTGATAGATTACCCCAAAGCAACCCGCAAACGCTTAGGATACGTGGCCCAAGAAGTAGCCCTAGATAAAATTTTAACAGGGCGCGAATTGTTACAATTGCAAGCAGCCCTCTATCATTTGCCCAAAACAATCGCTAAAGAACGAATTAACCAGTTAATCTCCCTCTTAGATTTAGGAGAGTATGGCGATCGCAAAACTGGAACTTATTCAGGAGGCATTCGTAAACGTCTCGATTTAGCGGCCGGATTACTGCATCAACCGGAAGTATTAGTCTTAGATGAACCCACCGTAGGATTAGACATAGAAAGTCGTTTTATTGTTTGGGACTTTTTGCGAAAATTGCGAGAAGCAGGGACTACGGTACTGATTACTAGCCATTATCTCGAAGAAATCGACGCGCTGGCTGATCGTTTAGCCATTATTGATGGTGGACGAGTCATTGCTAGTGGAACCCCATCACAATTAAAAGATCGTTTAGGTGGCGATCGCGTTACCTTGCGAATTAGGGAATTTTCCCCCTTATCCGAAGCTGAACAGGCAAAAACTATTGTACAAGCTTTACCCTTTGTAGAACAAATTATTATTAACACAGCCCAAGGAAATTCTCTTAACCTAGTAGTTAGTGTGGGCAGCAATCCATTAAGTAAAATTGAGAAATCCTTAGAAGAAGTTGGCTTACCTATTTTTAGCCTAGCCCAATCTCGTCCCAGTCTCGATGATGTTTATTTAGCTGCAACAGGGCGAACCCTGATGGATGCTGAGTTAGCGGCGGCCAGTGGCCGAGATCTCAAAGCCGAGAAAAAACAACAAATGAAATAA
- a CDS encoding chlororespiratory reduction protein 7 encodes MPNSIMYQEDGFVVLETDQDEQILTHQELLDKLKDILSTRQDDLPRELQKISSIEEQAVYLQENFCDLDMGPGNYLQWYVIRLEK; translated from the coding sequence ATGCCCAATTCAATTATGTATCAAGAGGATGGTTTTGTTGTCCTCGAAACTGATCAAGATGAACAAATTTTAACCCATCAAGAGTTATTAGATAAACTCAAAGATATTTTATCAACTCGTCAAGATGATTTACCCAGAGAGTTACAAAAAATTTCTAGTATTGAAGAACAAGCAGTTTATTTACAGGAAAATTTTTGTGATTTGGATATGGGGCCAGGTAATTATTTACAATGGTATGTGATTCGATTAGAAAAATAG
- the tnpA gene encoding IS200/IS605 family transposase: MSNAYNHGFRSVYRLNAHIVFVVKYRKQAISEPILSRLQEIFKDTLNKWDCELLEFNGESDHVHLLIDYKPDKPLSTLIGNLKTVSSRLIRKENPDLSKKYFYGKPYFWTGSYFVASCGGVTVEQLKNYVENQNSPKK; the protein is encoded by the coding sequence ATGTCAAACGCTTACAATCATGGATTTAGATCGGTCTACAGACTTAACGCTCATATTGTTTTTGTCGTTAAATACAGAAAACAGGCTATCAGTGAACCTATACTGTCTAGACTTCAAGAAATCTTTAAAGACACTTTAAATAAATGGGATTGTGAATTACTAGAATTTAATGGCGAGTCCGACCATGTTCATTTGCTCATTGACTACAAACCCGATAAACCTTTATCTACTTTAATCGGTAATTTAAAAACTGTTAGTAGTAGGTTGATACGAAAAGAAAACCCTGACTTGTCTAAGAAATACTTTTATGGAAAACCTTATTTTTGGACAGGCTCTTATTTTGTGGCAAGTTGTGGTGGCGTAACTGTTGAACAACTTAAAAATTATGTTGAAAACCAAAATTCCCCTAAGAAATAA
- a CDS encoding ABC transporter permease — protein MSQTITPPPIPSTLSPKKGQFTPINEEGNVIGEFVQETLAMTKRLFIQLQRRPSTLIAGIIQPFMWLILFGALFYNAPQGLFGNDMNYAQFLAPGIIVFTAFSGALNAGLPVMFDREFGFLNRLLVAPLSSRYSIVAASTLYIIALSFIQTAVIVAASAFLGAGLPNLVGLSAIALIVFLIVLGVTGLSLGLAFALPGHIELIAVIFVTNLPLLFASTALAPLSFMAKWLQMVASLNPLTYAIEPIRYIYLEGSWSLSSIVLETPWGPISVAGVLAILLAFDGLILLTIQPLLRRRFA, from the coding sequence ATGAGTCAAACTATTACCCCTCCCCCGATTCCCTCGACCCTATCCCCCAAAAAAGGTCAATTTACACCGATTAATGAGGAAGGAAATGTAATCGGAGAATTTGTACAAGAAACCTTAGCCATGACCAAACGGTTATTTATTCAATTACAACGTCGTCCTTCTACCTTGATAGCTGGGATAATTCAACCGTTTATGTGGTTAATTTTGTTTGGGGCCTTGTTTTATAATGCCCCTCAAGGATTATTCGGGAATGATATGAATTACGCCCAATTTCTCGCCCCTGGAATTATCGTTTTTACCGCTTTTTCCGGGGCCTTAAATGCGGGATTACCTGTGATGTTTGATCGGGAATTTGGGTTTTTGAACCGTTTATTAGTGGCCCCCTTATCCTCTCGTTATTCGATTGTGGCCGCTTCTACCCTTTATATTATTGCCCTCAGTTTCATTCAAACCGCCGTTATTGTGGCGGCCAGTGCCTTTTTAGGGGCAGGATTACCCAATTTAGTCGGATTAAGCGCGATCGCCCTGATTGTCTTTTTAATTGTCTTAGGGGTGACAGGATTAAGTTTAGGATTAGCCTTTGCCTTACCGGGTCATATTGAGTTAATTGCGGTCATTTTTGTGACAAATTTACCGTTATTGTTTGCTAGTACCGCTTTAGCCCCCTTATCATTTATGGCAAAATGGTTACAAATGGTGGCTAGTCTCAATCCCTTAACTTATGCGATCGAACCGATTCGTTATATTTATCTTGAGGGAAGTTGGTCTTTAAGTAGTATTGTCTTAGAGACACCTTGGGGCCCCATCAGCGTCGCAGGAGTTTTGGCAATTTTATTAGCCTTTGATGGGTTAATATTATTAACAATTCAACCATTATTGCGTCGTCGTTTTGCTTAG
- a CDS encoding RNA recognition motif domain-containing protein, which produces MSIYVGNLSYDVTQEDVSQVFIEYGTVVRVHLPTDRETGKMRGFAFVEMGDDAQETAAIEALDGAEWMGRNLKVNKARPREENNNRSFGGGGGGRRNNY; this is translated from the coding sequence ATGTCAATCTATGTTGGCAATCTTTCCTACGACGTTACACAAGAAGATGTAAGTCAGGTATTTATCGAGTATGGAACCGTTGTGAGAGTTCATTTACCAACGGATCGAGAAACAGGAAAAATGCGAGGCTTTGCTTTTGTTGAAATGGGAGACGACGCTCAGGAAACAGCCGCGATCGAAGCACTTGATGGTGCTGAGTGGATGGGAAGAAATCTTAAAGTCAATAAAGCTAGACCTCGTGAAGAGAATAATAATCGCTCCTTTGGTGGAGGTGGAGGCGGTCGTCGCAACAACTACTAA
- a CDS encoding photosystem I reaction center subunit XI: MDIIGHGGDPQIGNLATPVNSSGFTLTFIRNLPAYRKGLSPNRRGLEVGMTHGYFLYGPFALLGPLRNSEYASTAGLLASVALVAILTIAVSMYAFVGVSAPTTTLTTPDVPEDLGTSEGWGEFANGFFIGGCGGAFFAYLLSQSPYMSLIQDVLSKVG, translated from the coding sequence ATGGACATTATTGGACATGGGGGAGATCCTCAAATTGGCAACTTAGCCACTCCTGTTAATTCTTCAGGGTTTACTCTCACTTTCATCAGAAATCTCCCTGCTTACCGTAAAGGTTTATCCCCTAATCGTCGTGGTTTAGAAGTCGGCATGACTCATGGTTATTTCCTCTATGGCCCTTTTGCCCTTTTAGGCCCCTTACGTAACAGCGAATACGCAAGTACCGCCGGACTCTTAGCTTCGGTTGCATTAGTCGCTATTTTAACCATTGCTGTATCAATGTATGCATTTGTTGGTGTGAGCGCACCTACAACAACTTTGACCACTCCTGATGTGCCAGAAGATTTAGGTACTTCTGAAGGTTGGGGAGAGTTTGCCAATGGTTTCTTCATTGGTGGTTGTGGTGGTGCGTTTTTCGCCTATCTCCTCTCTCAAAGCCCTTATATGAGTCTGATACAAGACGTACTTAGCAAAGTCGGTTAA
- a CDS encoding DUF3181 family protein — protein sequence MANSNTTQEIESLAAEIGESIYIDVAKWHLYLAEAHLHTIVAEKVYPLIENDELSEASVISILRQIPVKLGAGRLEVSLLELLPMQCQVNLIDLLEKYQNNR from the coding sequence ATGGCTAATTCTAATACTACTCAAGAAATTGAATCCCTAGCGGCTGAAATTGGAGAATCTATTTACATCGATGTAGCCAAATGGCATCTGTATTTAGCCGAGGCTCATCTACATACAATTGTAGCCGAAAAAGTCTATCCTCTCATAGAAAATGATGAGTTAAGTGAAGCATCAGTTATCTCTATTTTGCGTCAAATTCCCGTTAAATTAGGTGCAGGAAGATTAGAAGTTTCTTTACTCGAATTATTGCCCATGCAATGTCAGGTTAATCTTATTGATTTACTGGAAAAATATCAAAACAATCGGTAA
- a CDS encoding RNA-guided endonuclease InsQ/TnpB family protein — MLNVLKVRIYPNQPQEIALNRNLGCARFVYNFYLNKTNNQYQETGIGMTYCQMAKDLTQLKKLPDFEWLQESTAATLQQALKNLEAAFKNFFSKRAKFPKFKSKYKQQSIRYPEGCSLNNNGLKLPKLGIVKAKLSKEILGKIKSVTVSKTSTGKYFASILFESDDLIINKTSKVSGIDLGLSSLVTVFDGETTYKVDPIKPTRKYAKRLKRRQQKLSRRTKGSNNRRKAIKEVALVHEKITNTRQDFLHKLSRKLVDENQVIVAENLCIKGLARTKLAKSILDAGFGMLLNFLSYKLEREGGKLVQVDRFYPSTKTCSCCGFKNNLINLSIRDWVCPNCQTHHDRDENAAKNIRAEGLRILSINTAGQTEF; from the coding sequence GTGTTAAATGTCTTAAAAGTCAGAATTTATCCAAATCAGCCACAAGAAATTGCCTTAAATCGAAATTTAGGCTGTGCAAGATTTGTGTATAATTTTTACTTAAATAAGACTAACAATCAGTATCAAGAAACTGGGATTGGGATGACTTATTGCCAAATGGCAAAAGACCTAACTCAGCTAAAAAAGCTCCCTGATTTTGAATGGTTGCAAGAATCAACGGCTGCCACCTTACAACAGGCACTCAAAAACTTAGAAGCTGCTTTTAAAAATTTCTTTTCTAAAAGGGCTAAATTTCCTAAGTTTAAGAGTAAATATAAACAACAATCAATCCGTTACCCTGAAGGTTGTTCTCTTAATAACAACGGTTTAAAGCTCCCAAAACTGGGGATTGTTAAAGCTAAACTTTCAAAAGAGATTTTAGGAAAGATTAAGTCAGTGACAGTTTCAAAAACAAGTACAGGTAAATATTTTGCCTCTATTTTATTTGAATCTGACGATTTAATCATCAATAAAACCTCTAAAGTCTCAGGAATTGATTTAGGCTTATCTAGCCTAGTGACAGTCTTTGATGGTGAAACAACTTATAAGGTTGACCCAATTAAACCAACTAGAAAATATGCCAAACGATTAAAAAGGAGACAACAGAAATTATCTCGTAGAACCAAGGGTTCTAACAACCGTAGAAAAGCGATTAAAGAAGTCGCTCTTGTTCACGAAAAAATTACTAATACTAGACAAGATTTTCTCCACAAACTCTCAAGAAAGCTCGTTGACGAAAACCAAGTCATTGTAGCAGAAAACCTTTGTATAAAAGGATTAGCGCGTACCAAATTAGCTAAATCAATACTTGATGCTGGATTTGGTATGTTACTAAACTTCTTAAGCTACAAGCTAGAAAGAGAGGGGGGGAAACTTGTTCAAGTTGACAGATTTTATCCAAGTACAAAAACCTGTTCTTGCTGCGGATTCAAAAATAATTTGATAAATTTAAGCATCAGAGATTGGGTTTGTCCTAATTGTCAAACTCACCATGACCGAGACGAAAACGCAGCTAAAAATATCAGAGCAGAAGGATTAAGAATACTGTCAATAAATACCGCCGGACAGACGGAATTTTAA
- a CDS encoding 2TM domain-containing protein: MPPRWPRKPDRADPDYRRLDDRMNFAIHVALFLACNSGVWFVHNIKETDWSWIIGFTGIWGAILLGHLIYIVAIADYSKKSHG; the protein is encoded by the coding sequence ATGCCTCCTCGTTGGCCCCGCAAACCTGATCGCGCTGATCCTGATTATCGTCGTCTCGATGATCGCATGAATTTTGCTATTCATGTTGCCCTATTTCTCGCCTGTAATTCTGGTGTCTGGTTTGTCCACAATATTAAAGAAACAGACTGGAGTTGGATTATAGGATTTACGGGAATTTGGGGGGCGATTTTATTGGGTCATCTTATTTATATTGTAGCAATTGCTGATTACTCAAAAAAATCCCATGGCTAA
- a CDS encoding single-stranded DNA-binding protein: MNSCVLMVKVISNPELRYTQEQVEIAQMLVEFQGGKPEDPPSTLKVVGWRNLATQIKETCHEGDRLIIEGRLSMTTFDRPEGFKEKRAELVASHVYSLDGDANTLTSHTPSSNVVSMDSFKSTPTPSTSYQTESYELTAPVPNTKASDTTGEDFDTIPF; encoded by the coding sequence ATGAATAGTTGTGTTTTAATGGTCAAAGTGATTAGTAATCCTGAATTGCGCTATACTCAAGAACAAGTGGAAATTGCTCAAATGTTGGTAGAGTTTCAGGGAGGAAAACCTGAAGATCCCCCCTCTACTCTGAAAGTAGTAGGATGGCGTAATTTAGCTACACAAATTAAAGAAACTTGTCATGAAGGCGATCGCTTAATTATTGAGGGTCGTTTATCAATGACGACCTTTGATCGTCCCGAAGGGTTTAAGGAAAAACGGGCCGAGTTAGTCGCGTCTCATGTTTATTCTTTGGATGGTGATGCTAATACCTTAACCAGTCATACTCCTAGTAGTAATGTGGTGTCAATGGATAGCTTTAAATCTACTCCTACCCCTTCTACTTCCTATCAGACAGAAAGTTATGAGTTAACTGCTCCTGTCCCTAATACTAAAGCATCTGATACCACTGGGGAAGATTTTGATACTATTCCTTTTTAG
- a CDS encoding mannose-1-phosphate guanyltransferase — protein sequence MRAVLMAGGSGTRLRPLTCDLPKPMVPILNRPIAEHIINLLKRHQITEIIATLYYLPDVMRDYFQDGSDFGVEMTYAVEDEQPLGTAGCVKNIEELLDDTFLVISGDSITDFDLQAAIAFHRQKGSKATIVLTRVPNPVEFGVVITDKQQRISRFLEKPSTSEIFSDTVNTGTYILEPEVLQYLPKNEESDFSKDLFPLLLEQGEPLYGFIAEGYWCDVGHLDAYREAQYDGLQNKVKLDFAYEEKSPGFWLGQNTYIDPTAKIEPPVIIGDNCRIGPGVIIEQGTVIGDNVTIGAGSELKRPILWNGVTVGEETYLAACTIARGTRVDRRSQILEGVVVGPLCTIGEEAQISHNVRVWPSKRIESGAILNINLIWGNTAHRNLFGQRGVTGLANIDITPDFAVKLGAAYGSTLKPGSQVVVSRDQRSVSRMVSRSLIAGLMSVGINIQNLEATAIPISRTMTPKLGVTGGVHLRVHPDRPDHILIEFFDEKGINISKSKEKKIEGAYFKEDLRRVSISDIGDMSYPAQVIETYRQTFETQLNVEAIRNMGSKIVIDYVYGVSGAILPQLLSKFGCDAVVLNASLRQTPVSNEERESLLHQLGQVVEAVKANLGVQVSANGEQLILVDESGISVRGEMLTALMVNTILRAYPRSTVAVPVHASSAVEEIARRHDGNVIRTKANPTALMEASHLYPNVVLAGSGETGFIFPQIHPGFDAMFSVAKLLEMLTVQERSLVQIRDELPRVCHKSYDIRCPWKVKGALMRHLVETHNPEQLELIDGVKIINPQNDNWVLILPDGGEPLVHIFANSDDREWVDHTLKEYRQRVQEFIEQEQDDMVSI from the coding sequence ATGCGCGCAGTATTGATGGCTGGAGGTTCTGGAACTCGGTTACGTCCTTTAACCTGTGATTTACCTAAACCAATGGTTCCTATTTTAAATCGGCCCATTGCAGAACATATCATCAACCTTCTCAAACGTCACCAGATCACCGAAATTATTGCCACTCTGTATTATTTACCTGATGTAATGCGAGACTACTTCCAAGATGGGAGTGATTTTGGAGTAGAAATGACCTATGCGGTAGAAGATGAACAACCATTAGGAACCGCCGGATGTGTTAAAAATATTGAAGAACTCCTCGATGATACCTTTCTGGTAATTAGTGGGGATAGTATCACCGATTTTGATCTACAAGCAGCGATCGCCTTTCATCGACAAAAAGGGTCAAAAGCAACCATAGTCTTAACCCGTGTTCCCAACCCTGTAGAATTTGGAGTGGTTATTACCGATAAACAACAAAGAATCAGCCGTTTTTTAGAGAAACCCTCCACCAGTGAAATTTTCTCCGATACAGTCAACACAGGAACCTATATTTTAGAACCCGAAGTCCTACAATATTTGCCCAAAAACGAAGAATCAGACTTTTCTAAAGATCTCTTTCCCTTACTCCTTGAACAAGGGGAACCTCTATACGGTTTTATTGCAGAGGGATACTGGTGTGATGTTGGCCATTTAGACGCTTATCGAGAGGCGCAATATGACGGTTTACAAAACAAAGTGAAGCTAGACTTTGCTTATGAGGAGAAATCCCCCGGATTTTGGCTCGGACAAAATACCTATATTGACCCCACCGCTAAAATAGAACCCCCCGTTATTATTGGTGATAATTGTCGCATTGGCCCAGGAGTGATTATAGAACAGGGAACAGTCATTGGGGATAATGTCACTATTGGGGCCGGAAGCGAATTAAAACGTCCTATTCTTTGGAACGGGGTCACGGTTGGGGAGGAAACCTATCTCGCCGCTTGTACTATTGCTAGAGGAACGCGAGTTGATCGTCGATCTCAAATCTTAGAGGGGGTTGTCGTTGGGCCGTTGTGTACTATTGGAGAAGAAGCCCAAATCAGTCATAATGTGCGGGTCTGGCCTAGCAAACGCATAGAATCAGGAGCTATTTTGAATATTAACCTGATTTGGGGTAATACAGCCCATCGTAACCTATTTGGCCAACGAGGGGTAACGGGATTAGCCAATATTGACATTACTCCCGACTTTGCCGTTAAATTAGGGGCCGCCTATGGTTCGACCTTAAAACCTGGGTCGCAAGTGGTTGTCTCACGGGATCAACGCAGTGTATCACGCATGGTGAGTCGTTCCTTAATTGCCGGATTAATGTCAGTGGGGATCAATATTCAAAATTTAGAAGCCACGGCCATTCCTATTTCTCGGACTATGACCCCCAAATTAGGGGTAACAGGAGGGGTTCACTTGCGGGTACATCCTGATCGTCCGGATCATATCCTGATTGAATTTTTTGACGAAAAAGGCATCAATATTTCTAAATCTAAAGAAAAGAAAATTGAGGGGGCTTATTTTAAAGAAGATTTGCGACGGGTGAGTATTTCTGATATTGGGGATATGTCCTATCCGGCCCAAGTTATTGAAACTTATCGTCAAACCTTTGAAACTCAACTCAATGTCGAAGCTATTCGCAATATGGGGTCAAAAATTGTCATTGACTATGTTTATGGGGTGTCTGGCGCGATTTTACCCCAACTGCTGAGCAAATTCGGTTGCGATGCCGTAGTTCTCAATGCTAGTTTACGTCAAACTCCGGTGTCTAATGAGGAACGAGAATCTTTATTACATCAACTTGGCCAAGTGGTGGAGGCCGTCAAAGCGAATTTAGGGGTACAAGTTTCGGCCAACGGAGAACAATTAATTTTAGTTGATGAGTCAGGAATTTCTGTGCGGGGGGAAATGTTAACCGCACTGATGGTTAATACTATCTTAAGAGCATATCCTAGAAGTACGGTAGCGGTTCCGGTTCATGCGTCGAGTGCGGTAGAAGAAATTGCCCGTCGTCATGATGGCAATGTGATCCGCACTAAAGCTAATCCTACGGCTTTGATGGAAGCCTCTCATCTTTATCCTAATGTGGTTTTAGCCGGAAGTGGGGAAACCGGGTTTATTTTTCCGCAAATTCATCCAGGGTTTGACGCGATGTTTAGTGTAGCTAAATTGTTAGAAATGCTCACGGTTCAAGAGCGATCGCTAGTACAAATTCGGGATGAACTGCCCCGTGTTTGCCATAAATCTTATGATATTCGTTGTCCCTGGAAGGTAAAAGGGGCCTTAATGCGTCATTTGGTCGAAACCCATAACCCTGAACAGTTAGAATTAATTGATGGGGTCAAAATTATTAATCCTCAAAATGACAATTGGGTACTCATTTTACCTGATGGGGGCGAACCTTTAGTTCATATTTTCGCTAACAGTGATGATCGAGAATGGGTTGACCATACTCTTAAGGAATATCGTCAAAGGGTACAGGAGTTTATTGAACAAGAACAAGACGATATGGTGAGTATCTAA
- a CDS encoding ISH3 family transposase has protein sequence MTDLLTKLALTSQETLENTINCLSSHISLETKGAFDIESLFQILVRAASCGATIEQTSKELKNVPSSNNIRYHLNKIKDFKQLEAEMNLALKSQIPKGLKKKNQTLALDINLIPYYGEPTEEELPYIYRSQAKDGTCSFYAYATLYVIKNGKRVTLAIRGVRWADTKAAIITYLLAELSDLNIKIQKIYLDREFFSIAVISWLIALDIPFIMPAIKRGKTGGINQFLKGKKSYKTHHTMSSQKGKSVTFELWIVCRYKKGKRGKNGIEYLVYVVHKVKTSLSYIRESYRQRFGIESSYRLKNVCRIRTTTKKPVLRLLFVGISFLLVNIWVNFLWRRISQPRCGGRLIYRDKFPLKQMLSFLRQAVEQIFETVKEVYIPLDNSSRLPSPNT, from the coding sequence TTGACAGACTTACTCACTAAATTAGCTTTAACTTCTCAAGAAACTTTAGAAAACACAATTAACTGTTTATCAAGTCATATTTCTCTAGAGACAAAAGGAGCCTTTGATATTGAATCATTATTTCAAATTTTGGTTAGAGCAGCAAGTTGTGGAGCCACGATAGAACAAACATCCAAAGAATTAAAGAATGTCCCTTCAAGTAATAATATTAGATATCATCTGAATAAAATTAAGGATTTCAAACAATTAGAGGCTGAAATGAATCTGGCCTTAAAAAGTCAGATACCCAAAGGTTTAAAAAAGAAAAACCAGACCTTAGCTTTAGATATAAATTTAATTCCATATTATGGGGAACCAACAGAAGAAGAACTTCCTTATATTTATCGAAGCCAAGCTAAAGATGGGACTTGTTCTTTTTATGCTTACGCTACTCTCTATGTTATCAAAAATGGAAAAAGAGTGACTTTAGCTATTAGAGGAGTAAGATGGGCAGATACGAAAGCAGCCATTATCACTTATTTATTAGCTGAGTTATCTGACCTAAACATTAAAATTCAAAAAATTTATTTAGATCGAGAGTTTTTCAGTATAGCTGTGATTAGTTGGTTAATTGCTTTAGATATTCCTTTTATTATGCCAGCCATTAAAAGAGGAAAAACGGGGGGAATAAATCAATTTCTCAAAGGAAAAAAAAGCTATAAAACTCATCATACTATGTCCAGTCAGAAAGGCAAATCAGTCACCTTTGAGCTTTGGATAGTTTGTCGATATAAAAAAGGGAAAAGAGGAAAAAATGGCATAGAATATTTAGTGTATGTCGTTCATAAAGTCAAAACCAGTTTATCCTATATTCGAGAGAGCTACCGTCAACGTTTTGGTATTGAAAGTAGCTACCGACTTAAAAATGTCTGTCGCATTAGAACTACTACTAAAAAACCTGTTTTGCGACTTCTATTTGTGGGAATTTCTTTTCTTCTTGTCAATATTTGGGTCAATTTTCTCTGGAGACGAATCAGCCAACCTCGATGTGGAGGAAGATTAATTTACCGAGATAAGTTTCCTTTAAAACAGATGTTATCCTTTTTACGCCAAGCCGTTGAACAAATTTTTGAAACAGTAAAAGAGGTCTATATTCCCTTAGATAATTCTTCGAGACTTCCTTCTCCGAATACATAA